A window of Theileria parva strain Muguga chromosome 4 map unlocalized ctg_529, whole genome shotgun sequence genomic DNA:
GTTTCGGGGCTGAAAAATGTCCTACAACAGAAATTCGGGCTCTCTAACGAGCTCAGCACTATGGACAATCCCCAGGTGTCCGCGTATGAAGGAGATCCGTCTACACCGAAGGCACCTCAGGAGCCTCCTGAAGTAAGTCTGTCGGGTGAGCAGACATACCCATTTCAAGCAGAAGTCAGTAGAGTTATGGACATAATAGTGAATTCTCTGTATACAGATAGGGATATTTTCCTAAGAGAGCTTGTCTCAAACTCAGCAGACGCATTGGACAAAAGAAGATTAAAGGCTGACCCGGAAGAGAAAATACCAAAAGAAGCATTTGGAGGTATTAGAATAATGCCAAACAAGGATTTGAGTACACTAACAATTGAGGATGACGGTATAGGAATGACTGCGGAGGAACTAAAAACGAACCTAGGAACAATAGCAGAGTCAGGAACAGCCAAATTTTTACAGCAGGTAAAAgcaatataataaaattagtttataaaatttttatctcaaatttgaaaacaattattgataaaattttagattgACACAACAGGAGAAAATAACCTAATAGGACAGTTTGGAGTCGGATTTTACTCGTCATACTTGGTATCAAATAAGGTAGAAGTATTCTCAAGAGCATACGGACAAGAAGCTGGACCGGTGTACAGATGGAAGTCGGACAGTAATGGAACATACACGATAGGAAGAGTAGAAAACCAAGAGTTGAATGACAAATTTATGAAAAGCGGAACAAGAATAGTGTTGCACCTAAAGCCCGAATGCGATGATTATTTGGAAGATTATAAACTGAAAGAACTCCTAAGGAAATATTCAGAGTTTATCCGTTTCCCAATacaagtatttttataaaaatattgttgTTGATATGATTAAAATCGCCTTTGAGTTCTACTGTTGTTCCTTGTTGAACCCACAAGGAAGCCAGTATTACGCtgaaattatcaaatttatgatcaacaaaataattaattagatTAAATATAAGATGGAATGGTGAATGAATGATGTTTAGGTGTGGGTTGAGAGAATAGAATATGAAAGGGTACCAGACGACGCAACAATAGTGGATGGGAAACCAGGAAGATATAAGACTGTGACTAAGAAAAGAAATGAATGGGAAGTGGTCAATACACAGTTACCGATTTGGAGAAGAGATCAATCAACCATAAAGCCAGAAGattatatatcattttataaatcaaCTTTCAAGGTAAcagtttatatttatttaattttaaataaacattGATAGTGGATAAaacatatatatatatatataggCTTATGAAGATCCACTGAGTTATATACACTTTAAAGTTGAAGGACAAGTGGAGTTCACATGTCTACTCTTCGTTCCAGGAACACTGCCATGGGAGCTTAGCAGGAACATGTTTGACGACGAGTCGAGAGGAATAAGACTCTACGTGAAGAGAGTGTTCATCAACGATAAGTTCTCAGAGTCCATACCAAGATGGCTTACATTCGTAAGAGGTGTAGTGGATTCAGATGAACTCTCACTTAACGTTGGAAGGGAGTATTTGCAGAGGTCAAAGGCTCTAACAGTGATAAACAAAAGAATAGCGAGCAAGGCGATAGATATGCTGAAGAATCTAAGAAATAACAAAGTCAGGTTTGAAAAGTTCTCTGAAAACTTCGGAAAGTACATTAAAATAGGAGTAGTGGAAGATAGAGATAACCAGCAAGAATTGGCATCATTAACAACATTTAAGAGCACAAAGGAAAAATCAACAACGTTGGATGACTACATACAGAGAATGAAGAAAGACCAGCCAGcaatatactatatatcAGCGGATAGTGAACAGTCAGCACAAAATTCACCATCACTAGAAAAGTTTAATCAGCTGGATTATGAAGTACTGTACTCCTTGGAGCCAGTAGACGAGTTCTGTCTTTCATCACTCATGGCAACCAAATACAAGGGAATAATGATACAAGATGTAAATAAACACGATGTCAAGATTGGAGAGAACCAAACACTTTCAGAAACGAGTAAAACTGAAGGAACAACAACAGAAACTCCACAAGGAGATTTTGAAATGCTTTGTAACTGGATAAAAACGACATTTCCAGATAGAGTACAGGAAGTGAAGGTTAGTAATAGACTGGTTGAATCGCCAGCACTGCTGGTGCAGACAGACTTCGGACTCTCGCCAAGTATGCAGAAGTATATGAGACAGCAAGCAACGAGCGTGGGAATGAACGAAACTGAGATGTTTGGAACATCATTGGTGTCAAAACCAGTACTTGAAATCAACGCACAACATCCAATAATAGTAAACCTCGAAAAAATGCTCAAAGTTGATGCACTCAGAGACAGAATGAAGGAAATAGCAGCTCAACTACTAGATGTGGTCTCAATCCAAGGAGGATACTCAATAGAAGACCCAAGTTCCTTCGCAAAAGgaataatcaaattaatgCAAAATGAAGCAAAACATTACTTAACGAATCCAAGTGAAAAAACGCCAGAAACAAATGAAACACTGAGTGAATTCGCTGCATCAAAACCAAGTGAAAGCTGTTTATTGAATTCTAATACTGGATCTAGTGTAACTGATTCACCCAAGGAACCAGTATCTAAAGTTACGGATACAACGATGTCGAGCAATAAGGAGAATGAAAAGGTGGAACAGATCACTAAAGAAGAAGCACAAGAAGTTTCAAATACTCTAAAAGATAATGAAATGGGTTTAAAAGTTGCAAAAGAGGAATTCGAAGGAGGATCCGAACTAGTTAGAAGCCCGTCAGGCCCCGTAGAAACCCACACCCTCAACCTTGTATAATAGGAATTTTTAATCGAATgtgttattatattatttgttaCCTAGATATTATTTAACGTTTGGAACATATTTCCAAGATTAAGGACTACCTAAGAGTCTGGGTACAcccaaaaataaaaaatctcAAATAGTAAAACATAGATGAGAGCCCTCCATGTCTATAAAAACAccaaaataacaataaagTATTTGTTTGTTGACCATcattgttaatttaaatgagtTTCCAACTCAAGAAGGGGTCATAGTCATGAAAATATGGAACTCATCGAAAAGAAAGGATCAACAAACACATCTGACCCATCCAGAGTAAGGCCAGGAATTAGAGTACTTGAAAAGGATAGAAAAAGAGATGCAACAGGAACAGATGGCAAAAATGTAATAGGAAGGCTAGATTCCGAGGCCTTTAAAAGAAGGAGTAGGTACCTCCGAGAAATATACCTTAATCCAGAGAAAAGGCATCTGTACGACTGGACCAACTTAgaaaaaaaaatattattactcGATTGGCATCACAACCCATCATTCTATGAAAAATGGAAGCCCTTGGAAACGGAAGATATGATGAACAGGTTCTACTCGAACATGATATATAACTTCATGAACTTGTCCATGACCAATGTAGGAACAACGCCAGTGTACGTAAGATTATTAAACCACTTTCAAACTTTCAGAGTCACGTACCAGTGTTTGGCAATGATACAAAGATATTTCAGGTCGGATTCCACATTCTAcgatgaatttaaaatagcATGGATATGTAGAGACTCcgaattaaaaattagttcATCAGATTCAGGAGGAGTCAGCTATAAACAGACAAGCACAGATGAATACCAGTGCATAGTTGAGGGAGTcaatttcaatattttcaCCATCACGACAGACGAGTTCGAAAAGTTCGGACCCTGCCAAGAATGCCTGAGACATAAAGTTGTTGAAAAAACTACTCTGAGGACACCAAAGATCGTATTTCCACTCCCAGTCACAGCAATGGAAGTGACAACCACTCTAATTGACAACGTTCACACCTACCTACTCGTGGTCAGAATGGCAAACCTTGTAAGAATGTATGACATAACTAAAATGATACAAAAAACACTGGAAATTTGTAAACTATGGGATGAAGCGAGACAAATATACCTAAAGAGATATAAGGAAGCTAGAAAGAAATTAGTAGATAGACTATGTACAGGATGTATATTAACTAATGAGGATTTCCAAAGACTAGATAAGCAGAAACAGCTGTTGAGGCCAGTAACATTGGTTAAACCACATGACTTTAAGGGATTGGACTTCGGAGAATCAACTGTTAAAACCATGTCAACGAAAAGAAACACTTCACAAACTGGGCTAAAGTTCTTTTACACGTCGTTTCTAAAAGAAAAGAGAGTGCTTCCCACATATCTGGGATGTGTGGGAGTAAAAAGAGCGTGTGTATGGGAAATGTATGAAGTAAAGGAAGCACTAAATGACCCACTCATAACAATGGAACTTGAAGATGAAGCTATTCCGACAGATTTGTCTGCATCACTGTCAGTGGTTAAGAGTTCAGATGACTTTAGAGAAAAGAAATGGGTAGTTGAACCCAAGATATACTCAACCGACGACAAGGGATATTTGAGGCTGTGGAATCTATCgaaaggtatttttacaaaagaattaaattattttaggtCTCGAATGCTCGCTAAAACTGGATTCAAATGCACTACTGACGCTAGACGTTAATAAAAAGTACCCGCACCTAATTGCACTGGGAGGAGATACAGGGAAACTTAAGATCTACAACCTCCACATACAGTCAATGGCATCATCAGACCAATCTAACCTGGAGCTGGGGCTCCTAACAGTATCAAGTTACATCCCAAACACAGTGTACCAGTACATGAACTGGTACCACCCATTGGTGAAGGTTAAGTGGGTAAATGACGTGTTTGTAGCAGCACAATACTCAGAGCCGTTTTTCAATAAGGAGTCAACAAACTCAGCTACGCTGGCTATTTGGAATGTATATAAGGATATATTTGATAAGGAAGATGCTTTTCTGTCCAATAAATATTGGTCACAGTCAATGGAGTCAGTAAACAGTACATATCACCTTGGGTCAAAGTTAATATGTATTTACGGAGGACATTTTGGATCTCTTGGAGGTATACTATCGTCGGATGTAAATTGGTCTGAAGACCATGGAATAATCGCAGTATCATCGGATAATACTGGTCAGCTTCACTGGTACAAGCCAGGGATTTGGAACTGGGCAAACTCTGATGACCCAATGTGTTTGGCAAGGATAAAATCAAACGTGGCATTCCATCAAGATATTTTGGACAAAGTAAACAAAGAACATAGTGTGATAATAAGGGAAGTATCTGGTATAAGTCACGGAACAAGTAATTATAGAAAAACAAGGTCAAATTACACACAGTACTTAAATGAAGCAATGGCGACTCTGGAACAGTTAGGTCAGAAAATACCTCTTCTGAACGATTTTAAAAGCTTGCCAAGTTGGGCAAAAAAGACTCTCAGACTAACCACAGACGAAGAAAAATATATGAAGATGATAAAGAAGGAGGCTGATGAGAGAGAAAAATTGGAGCACTATGTTATAGAATATCCAGTACAAAGGTCACAATTAAATGAAATAGatttgaaataaattattaacttttgatatgtaaaataatttagtaaaattgtaatatatgTGTGCTATATCTAAAACTTTCAACACCATTAGGGTGTATTTAATTCTTaagataattttttgtattaaTAATCGCAAATATGAATTAAgagataattatttattaaattttaaaatataacataattaaataaGATGGTGGCGACTAAGAGGCAGAAGGTCAAACAGGAAGTCACTTCTTCGTCTAATGAAGAACCATCTTCCAACACCAAGAGGGGATTCGActttattgaaatttataataGATATGAATCGATAAATTCTAAAGATTTAACTAAATCTGAACCAACAAAAAAGCCTACAACTGTCAAGCCCTCGAGTTTCATGATGGAAACACAAACAGAGGGATCGCTTAGAAAAGAATACGTCCTTCCATCAACTAATAAGACTATAATTGATAGTCTACAGTTCGACGTTATGGCCAGCTCAGATATCTCAAGAGCTTCAGAAATCGAGATTGAACACAAACAACTTTACGTCATGAATTCAAGAAAACCTTGTGTTTATGGCCCTCTAGATTCAAGATTAGGTAATTTTACTTATAATTATATCtaattttatgtaattAGTTTGATTTTTCCTcactaattttttacaacaGGGTGTAACAATAAAGATGCGATTTGTGAAACCTGTGGAAAAGGATATAATGAATGTGTTGGACATTGGGGACATATAAAGCTGGCATTGCCTGTATTTCATATAGGATTCTTTAAGTACACAATACAGATATTGTACTGTATATGTAAGAAGTGCTCGTCACTGTTACTCTCAGAAGAATCAATTAAGAAGTTTTATGAATTGCATAAAAAGGCCCAAGGtaggaaaataataatagctatttaattattaacgTTTAAAATGATGATTGTGTAGATGATCCGGTCTTAAAACCCCTAATATTTAAGAATATCGTACAAGATTGTAAGAAAATCTCAAAGTGTCCAAGATGTGAAGCACCGCAAGGAGTTATCAAGAAGATAGTAAAACCCATAATAGACCAGTTCATGAAGCTAAAGcacatttataaatataaagagTATGGGAAAATGAAGACGGTGGAGGAGGAATTAAACCCGCTGGTTGTAAAACACTTATTTGAGAACATTGACCCAGTACACTCAAAGGTCCTAAATATAGTTCACCCAGAAAAACTTATTATCTCAAATCTAGCAGCTCCGCCCGTAAGTTTAATAAACagttttaacaaatatttcattataaaacttaataaacctattttaaaatttcaaataaaatatttttcagaACTGTATAAGACCTTCAGTATCTGTTGGTGAGGAGGGAACTACTGAAGATGACCTAACTTGTATCTTCTCTGACATCGTAGAGGTATATATTTCTTGTTTATTCTTGTATTAGAGTAATAATCAATTGAAATCATATATTAAGAATGGAGCACAGACAAATTCATTCATTGTACATTGGCAGATTATACAGTACCAGTGTACTCGATTCATTAACTCAGATTCTCCAGCACTAGCACAACTTCTGTTATCAAGGAGAGTATCCAAGCCAGGAAGGGGAATATTCCAAAGACtaaaaggtaattttattaaccATATGTAACATATGTAGTTAGTTAGATCACTTTTCATTGATCTAATCAATTTTTAGGGAAGGAAGGAAGGTTTAGGGGAAACTTGTCAGGGAAAAGAGTAGATTTCTCAGCGAGAACAGTCATATCACCAGACCCAAATGTAGGGATAGATGAAGTGGTGGTACCAGAGTGGATAGCAAGAAGACTTACATTCCCAGAAAGAGTAACGAAATATAACATAGATGTATTGAAAAAAGCAATATTGAACGGTGTCTCAGTGTGGCCAGGAGCATCATAcgtaaataaattagatgGGAGCAAGTGTAGCCTAAGATTTGCTAACCCAAAACATATGTCTGAAAATTTACAAGTTGGAGACATAGTAGAAAGGCATCTTTGGAATGGAGATATTGTTATCTTCAATAGGCAGCCCTCGTTGCATAGGCTAAGCATAATGTGTCACAGAGCTAGAGTTATGAATGGATCGACGTTTAGATTTAATGAGTGTGTTTGTTTACCATACAATGCAGATTTTGATGGGGATGAAATGAACCTCCATTTGCCACAAACTTATGAAGCAAGAGCAGAAGCTCTTCATCTCTTGAGTGTTTTGAAAAACCTGACTACACCTAGAAACGGAGAACCTCTAATAGCGCCAGTTCAGGACTTTCTTTGCGCTTCGTACCTACTAACAAACAAGGATATGTTTCTAAACAGAGCAGAGTTCTCCCAGATTATTTCCTACTTCACAGACGGAACGATACACATTGATCTTCCACCGCCCTCAATAATACATCCAGTAACACTATGGACAGGTAAACAAGTATTTAGTGTCTTGATTAAACCCAACAACAAATCAAAGGTGATGGTAAACATAAGAGTCAGAGAACGTGAATATACTGATCCAAAACAGTACTACGAGAATTTAAACAAGAAAGGTTCAGAAGATAgtaaagttaataaaaaatcagGAAATCCCTCAAATGATACAAATCCTAGAAGTTTTATAAAACTGGATGATTGCATGTGTCCAAGTGATGGGTACgttgtaatatataaatcaGAATTAATGTGTGGAAGTCTTGGAGTTAGATCACTGGGAGCAAGCAAAGGAGGCCTGTTTTATGAACTAATGCTGAAAAATAGCCCCAAAATATCATCAGAATGCATGCTGAGAGTAAGCAAGCTCTCAAGCAGGTGGCTATCAGAATTTGGAATGACAATAGGATTAGACGATGTTACACCAAGTAGAGAACTTATAGATAAGAAGAAACAATTATTGCTAGACGGATACTCTAGAGTTGATGAAGCAATTAGTAACTTCAAGTTCCTCCAACCATACCCAGGGTGTACGAGAGAACAAACACTAGAGTTACAAGTCAAGTCCATTTTAGATGAATTGAGGAATGAATCAGGGAAGATATGCACGTCTTTACTAAACCCAGATAATAAGCCACTGATCATGTTTAACTCAGGTGCAAAGGGTGCACTCATCAATATCGCACAAATGGTTGCATGCGTAGGGCAGCAAAACGTGTCAGGCCAGAGGATCCAAAACGGCTTCATAGGAAGAACATTACCTCATTTTACAATGGGGTGTAAGGATGCAAAGAGTAGAGGCTTCGTAGCAAACTCATTCTTTACAGGTCTTGAGCCAGAAGAGTTCTTTTTCCACACAATGTCGGGCAGAGAAGGGCTCATAGATACAGCGGTCAAGACCTCAGAAACTGGATACATGCAACGTAGACTAAtgaaggtaattttaatccaTATTATTAAACTAGTAATACTATTCAATTACTATCACTATTAAGTTAgtaacattaaattttactttaattGCATTAATGGAATGTAGGTTATGGAGGATTTGTCCGTGTGTTACGACTATAGTGTGAGGACCAGTGATGGTCAGATAGTCCAGTTTTTGTACGGCGATGACGGTTTGTCGTCATCGTCAAAGTCGTGTTTCACAAATTTGAATAGTTCTCTAGACCACATAAAACATATTAACCCGATCAACAAGCAACAAATATTTACCTCATCGCATATAGACCCTACACACCTTGATAACCAGGAAAAAGGTGCCTTTACATACACTAATCAtgattatataatttatgtaaaaacTATAGTATAAGTAAACTGATTTGTGTTATAGGACCATCAAAAAAGAGAAGTAAGTTGAAGAAGATTGGTACAAACAAGGATAAAGAGCCAAAACTTACACACGAGAGTAAATGGATATTTCCACCAAAAAACGTGGACGAATTACTTGAGAAAGTAGACACATTTCTGAAAGATGAAGAATTTGTCAGTAAATTGCCTCCACAAATTAAGAATAAAGTTGCTTCATACAGTCATTGGATAAAGCCCGCTGAGACATATGGGGAGCCTTACACTGAGAAGGATCGCAGGAGAAGTTTCGATAGATTGGACTCCAAGCAATTCAACAGGTTTAAGCTGGTTGACGATAACATCATAAACACTTTTAAAAACCACATTTCGGCATATTTCTCAGTGTATGTTGAGAACAGCTACTCTAGGAGGAATGTCCCGTTACTACCCCAGGAAATTGTCACATGGACGAAGTTTCTGCAACCTTTATTAACAGAACTACTTCCTCCGACAATATATAGCCATTCTTCTGTTTCACAGGTTAGTGATTTATCTATTTACATAACTaaatttccaaaatttttaaatatttattattagaaTATGGGAAGTGTTTACGAGTTTGGGAATACAATTGAGAGGGTGCTTTTGGAACACTCTGAAAAGATGGCATTGACTCTTGATAAAAACTATCAACAGGTTATTGAATCACAAAACACAGAGTCTGAGGTTATAATTGAGAGATTCAAGTTGGTGAACACAGTGAACAGGATATCGCTAGAACAGATGTTTGAGTTTATCAGGTATAGCTGGAAGGATTATCAGAAGAGTTTGTGTGAGCCAGGAGAAGCAATTGGAGCTTTGGGATCCCAATCTATAGGTGAACCAGCAACTCAGATGACTTTAAAAACATTCCACTTCGCAG
This region includes:
- a CDS encoding Hsp90 family protein; the protein is MNPQLGFRSNYRTNLVNLSHSAFLCLIFFSFITFCYSWTGRLTHTSQLNPYTNYKNNPPPSSIKNHHEFQTNAFEDLTNKVSGLKNVLQQKFGLSNELSTMDNPQVSAYEGDPSTPKAPQEPPEVSLSGEQTYPFQAEVSRVMDIIVNSLYTDRDIFLRELVSNSADALDKRRLKADPEEKIPKEAFGGIRIMPNKDLSTLTIEDDGIGMTAEELKTNLGTIAESGTAKFLQQIDTTGENNLIGQFGVGFYSSYLVSNKVEVFSRAYGQEAGPVYRWKSDSNGTYTIGRVENQELNDKFMKSGTRIVLHLKPECDDYLEDYKLKELLRKYSEFIRFPIQVWVERIEYERVPDDATIVDGKPGRYKTVTKKRNEWEVVNTQLPIWRRDQSTIKPEDYISFYKSTFKAYEDPLSYIHFKVEGQVEFTCLLFVPGTLPWELSRNMFDDESRGIRLYVKRVFINDKFSESIPRWLTFVRGVVDSDELSLNVGREYLQRSKALTVINKRIASKAIDMLKNLRNNKVRFEKFSENFGKYIKIGVVEDRDNQQELASLTTFKSTKEKSTTLDDYIQRMKKDQPAIYYISADSEQSAQNSPSLEKFNQLDYEVLYSLEPVDEFCLSSLMATKYKGIMIQDVNKHDVKIGENQTLSETSKTEGTTTETPQGDFEMLCNWIKTTFPDRVQEVKVSNRLVESPALLVQTDFGLSPSMQKYMRQQATSVGMNETEMFGTSLVSKPVLEINAQHPIIVNLEKMLKVDALRDRMKEIAAQLLDVVSIQGGYSIEDPSSFAKGIIKLMQNEAKHYLTNPSEKTPETNETLSEFAASKPSESCLLNSNTGSSVTDSPKEPVSKVTDTTMSSNKENEKVEQITKEEAQEVSNTLKDNEMGLKVAKEEFEGGSELVRSPSGPVETHTLNLV
- the polr3a gene encoding RNA polymerase Rpb1 domain 5 protein; its protein translation is MVATKRQKVKQEVTSSSNEEPSSNTKRGFDFIEIYNRYESINSKDLTKSEPTKKPTTVKPSSFMMETQTEGSLRKEYVLPSTNKTIIDSLQFDVMASSDISRASEIEIEHKQLYVMNSRKPCVYGPLDSRLGCNNKDAICETCGKGYNECVGHWGHIKLALPVFHIGFFKYTIQILYCICKKCSSLLLSEESIKKFYELHKKAQDDPVLKPLIFKNIVQDCKKISKCPRCEAPQGVIKKIVKPIIDQFMKLKHIYKYKEYGKMKTVEEELNPLVVKHLFENIDPVHSKVLNIVHPEKLIISNLAAPPNCIRPSVSVGEEGTTEDDLTCIFSDIVESNNQLKSYIKNGAQTNSFIVHWQIIQYQCTRFINSDSPALAQLLLSRRVSKPGRGIFQRLKGKEGRFRGNLSGKRVDFSARTVISPDPNVGIDEVVVPEWIARRLTFPERVTKYNIDVLKKAILNGVSVWPGASYVNKLDGSKCSLRFANPKHMSENLQVGDIVERHLWNGDIVIFNRQPSLHRLSIMCHRARVMNGSTFRFNECVCLPYNADFDGDEMNLHLPQTYEARAEALHLLSVLKNLTTPRNGEPLIAPVQDFLCASYLLTNKDMFLNRAEFSQIISYFTDGTIHIDLPPPSIIHPVTLWTGKQVFSVLIKPNNKSKVMVNIRVREREYTDPKQYYENLNKKGSEDSKVNKKSGNPSNDTNPRSFIKLDDCMCPSDGYVVIYKSELMCGSLGVRSLGASKGGLFYELMLKNSPKISSECMLRVSKLSSRWLSEFGMTIGLDDVTPSRELIDKKKQLLLDGYSRVDEAISNFKFLQPYPGCTREQTLELQVKSILDELRNESGKICTSLLNPDNKPLIMFNSGAKGALINIAQMVACVGQQNVSGQRIQNGFIGRTLPHFTMGCKDAKSRGFVANSFFTGLEPEEFFFHTMSGREGLIDTAVKTSETGYMQRRLMKVMEDLSVCYDYSVRTSDGQIVQFLYGDDGLSSSSKSCFTNLNSSLDHIKHINPINKQQIFTSSHIDPTHLDNQEKGPSKKRSKLKKIGTNKDKEPKLTHESKWIFPPKNVDELLEKVDTFLKDEEFVSKLPPQIKNKVASYSHWIKPAETYGEPYTEKDRRRSFDRLDSKQFNRFKLVDDNIINTFKNHISAYFSVYVENSYSRRNVPLLPQEIVTWTKFLQPLLTELLPPTIYSHSSVSQNMGSVYEFGNTIERVLLEHSEKMALTLDKNYQQVIESQNTESEVIIERFKLVNTVNRISLEQMFEFIRYSWKDYQKSLCEPGEAIGALGSQSIGEPATQMTLKTFHFAGVASMNVTLGVPRIQEIINATSLIATPIIEVPLEDNTDYDFALKVKSKIEKTTLGQICLNIKQLYTPQMSKLLFTLNRDLIEQLHIQVNADKVRDIIIDSGCLGKVKIHKSCVYSIGKWQICIELPSNQQHFFQQNSLISGLTQLVVAGSKSVKRAVIKRESTPQGPNYQIAVEGYGLQEVMGCYGVMSSAVKSNHVAEVAKVLGIEAARSVIISEIQRCMDAYSIDIDCRYMKLLGDVMTFRGEVVGINRFGIQKMRSSALMLASFEETNDHLLEAALHHRRDPIKGVSECIIMGKPISLGTGSFDILMSN